CCTGGACGAAGTTCGCGGTGCAGATCGGCGCGGCGGCGTTCGTCTACGCCATGGGCGTCCACATCCAGGTGATCTACCTCGGCGCCTTCGGCAAGCTCGACTTGGGCTGGATGTCGGCGCCGATCACCGTGCTTTGGATCGTCGGCATCACGAACGCCGTGAACCTGATCGACGGCCTCGACGGCCTCGCCGCGGGGATCGGCGCCATCACCTGCGCGATGCTCGCCGTCCTCGCGATCACGGCCCACCAGCCGGTGCTCGCCGTCCTCGGCCTGGCGCTCTTCGGCAGCCTCGTCGGCTTCCTCTTCTTCAACTTCAACCCGGCCCGGATCTTCCTCGGCGACTGCGGCAGCCAGTTCCTCGGCTTCACCATCGCCTGCTTCGGCGCCCTCGCCTCGCACAAGTCGTCCACGCTGGTCGCGCTGGCGCTCCCCGTGCTGACGCTCGGCGTTCCGCTCTTCGACACGACCTGCACGATCATCCGCCGCGTCGCCGGGGGGCGTTCGCCCTTCTCTCCCGACCGCGGCCACATCCACCACATGCTCCTCAAGAAGGGGCTCAACCAGCGCAACGCCGTGCTGGCGCTCTACGGCATAACGCTCCTCGCCGCCCTCGCCGGCATCGGCGTCATGGCCACGCGCAACGCCGAGTCGGTCATCTGGCTGGCCCTCTTCGCCGTCGGCGCAACGCTTCTGGCCTTCTTCCGCTGGAGCGGCGTCATCGAAATCCGCAAGGGGCTGGCGCACTTCGGCCACTCGATCATGGCCGC
This is a stretch of genomic DNA from bacterium. It encodes these proteins:
- a CDS encoding undecaprenyl/decaprenyl-phosphate alpha-N-acetylglucosaminyl 1-phosphate transferase; the protein is MKTYAFVLVAAAILSLLLTPAVIRWATRRGYVDKPGMRKVHKRAVPRVGGIAIILPTLALLFVVLRINNMVGDAYRAMGAQIIAVILGSTAIFAMGLWDDIRGLRAWTKFAVQIGAAAFVYAMGVHIQVIYLGAFGKLDLGWMSAPITVLWIVGITNAVNLIDGLDGLAAGIGAITCAMLAVLAITAHQPVLAVLGLALFGSLVGFLFFNFNPARIFLGDCGSQFLGFTIACFGALASHKSSTLVALALPVLTLGVPLFDTTCTIIRRVAGGRSPFSPDRGHIHHMLLKKGLNQRNAVLALYGITLLAALAGIGVMATRNAESVIWLALFAVGATLLAFFRWSGVIEIRKGLAHFGHSIMAASRARQDRDILGALESELGAFGRNTEVAWAALVRAAEELGFASVALCADGSTDRPLRSWSSPESDAGIGPRLTLPLSDVDSTLRYTVVLTQPATADWDVALRRLGTLANVLGRCLAASAARPEGGPLLHVVPQPAAAPAQREDVV